From Enterococcus mundtii, the proteins below share one genomic window:
- a CDS encoding HAD family hydrolase encodes MKGAIFDLDGLLVDTERTYRDGWLWGFKQFDIEIPQEIVDTWGGKNWKQSYDLLIKMAGTAEMVQKVREKREEYFYQQLHSGAIQLKPHAKEVLKELNDQKLILGLATTTVTKRATNILDQFSLKPYFHTYTFGDEVSENKPSPIPYLTALERSGLTASEAFAVEDSLVGATAASRAGMGVVLIPDSSFDRAYTEREKADLSILAEGTDLLIVLEMLEKEKGKK; translated from the coding sequence ATGAAGGGTGCAATATTTGATTTAGATGGACTATTAGTTGATACAGAAAGAACTTATCGTGACGGTTGGCTATGGGGATTCAAGCAATTTGATATCGAAATACCTCAAGAAATCGTTGATACATGGGGTGGGAAAAATTGGAAACAAAGCTATGATTTGTTGATCAAAATGGCGGGAACAGCGGAGATGGTACAAAAGGTTCGTGAAAAACGCGAAGAATATTTTTACCAACAACTGCATAGTGGCGCTATCCAATTGAAACCTCATGCCAAAGAAGTGTTGAAAGAATTGAACGACCAAAAACTCATTCTTGGTCTAGCAACGACGACGGTCACAAAACGAGCAACCAATATCTTGGATCAATTTTCTTTGAAGCCTTATTTCCATACATATACTTTTGGGGATGAAGTGTCTGAAAATAAACCTTCACCAATTCCTTATCTAACTGCGCTAGAGCGGTCGGGATTGACAGCGTCAGAAGCCTTTGCAGTGGAAGATTCTTTGGTTGGTGCGACCGCCGCATCACGAGCAGGAATGGGTGTTGTTTTGATTCCAGATTCAAGCTTTGATCGGGCTTATACCGAAAGGGAAAAAGCAGATTTATCGATCTTAGCGGAAGGTACCGATCTTTTGATCGTGTTGGAGATGTTAGAAAAAGAAAAAGGAAAAAAATAA
- a CDS encoding helix-turn-helix domain-containing protein, whose translation MFKLFLDKPAQRKLELLRYLEAKPLLIENHEKVVEELDISYFLLNKSMEELSHDFVDYGLTDEFQLFFEGNNVRLIESGRGNSTILGEMYVRHSFGFLMLQEIFFETFESVNDYAIKNYISHPLVYQKLKDMRTRLADKELTVTKKFLLSGEEGSVRGLVTFYFTKLYGRAYSVYPTEITEQVEELIRFLEPKFAASFTGFSETKLQHFLSVSLIRIKQGWRMSENKKSQLTFNKKMLQTNDFFRSIFSWLEKEAKIDTEKELYNEAQQIFAYLVVEGAINEPELIEEVTLKEVIALNDLFLEELGQAFILSENQLKEIRRQLTVLHLKIKYFKEENIDDNNNLDVTYFYEMYPEYFLFCRDYIQKQKKNKQIWLAKEFLFFHYVLVMMDILPIDQQLKPLRICIDFSFGPQFNALIKNNIQKISDLNIIYQTKADDETDLLLTDKEICSFGDLFQIIWLVPPRAVDWANFTNQLLKIRRNKITKMNPNN comes from the coding sequence ATGTTCAAACTATTTTTAGATAAGCCAGCGCAACGAAAGTTAGAGTTGCTACGTTATTTGGAAGCAAAGCCACTTTTAATTGAAAATCATGAAAAAGTGGTGGAAGAATTGGATATCTCTTATTTTTTGCTGAATAAGTCAATGGAAGAATTGTCACATGATTTTGTGGACTATGGGCTAACGGATGAATTTCAACTGTTTTTCGAAGGAAATAACGTCCGACTGATTGAGAGTGGTCGAGGGAATTCGACGATTTTAGGTGAAATGTATGTCCGCCATTCCTTTGGTTTTTTAATGTTACAAGAAATATTTTTTGAAACGTTCGAATCTGTCAATGATTATGCGATCAAAAATTATATCAGTCATCCCCTCGTTTACCAAAAGCTGAAAGACATGCGTACGAGATTAGCAGATAAAGAACTGACAGTCACAAAAAAATTCTTACTAAGTGGGGAAGAAGGCTCTGTACGTGGATTGGTGACGTTTTATTTCACCAAATTATACGGACGGGCTTATTCGGTTTATCCAACAGAAATCACAGAGCAAGTAGAAGAATTGATTCGATTCCTTGAACCGAAATTCGCTGCTTCATTTACAGGTTTTAGTGAAACAAAACTCCAACATTTTCTTTCAGTCAGCTTGATTCGAATAAAGCAAGGTTGGCGAATGTCCGAGAATAAAAAAAGTCAATTGACATTCAATAAAAAAATGTTACAAACAAATGATTTCTTTCGAAGCATATTTTCCTGGCTTGAAAAAGAGGCAAAAATCGATACGGAAAAAGAGCTATATAACGAAGCGCAACAGATCTTTGCTTATCTTGTTGTCGAAGGAGCAATCAATGAGCCGGAACTTATTGAGGAAGTGACGCTAAAGGAAGTAATCGCGTTGAATGACTTGTTTCTTGAAGAACTTGGGCAAGCATTCATTCTCTCAGAGAATCAGCTAAAAGAAATCAGGAGACAGCTGACAGTCTTGCATTTGAAGATCAAATATTTCAAAGAAGAAAATATTGATGACAATAACAACCTGGATGTCACTTATTTTTATGAAATGTATCCGGAATACTTTTTGTTTTGCAGAGATTACATCCAAAAACAAAAAAAGAACAAGCAAATTTGGCTCGCAAAAGAATTTTTATTTTTTCATTATGTGCTAGTGATGATGGATATATTACCCATCGATCAGCAATTGAAACCGCTCCGTATTTGTATTGATTTTTCCTTTGGACCACAATTTAATGCGTTGATCAAAAATAATATCCAGAAAATCTCAGACTTGAATATCATCTACCAAACGAAGGCAGATGATGAAACAGATCTACTCTTGACAGATAAGGAAATCTGTTCTTTTGGAGACTTGTTCCAAATCATTTGGTTAGTTCCTCCAAGGGCGGTCGATTGGGCCAATTTTACGAATCAATTATTAAAGATTCGTAGAAATAAAATAACTAAAATGAATCCAAATAATTGA
- a CDS encoding methionine ABC transporter ATP-binding protein — translation MIELQAINVSFQQKEKTIQAVKQVDLSIAKGDVYGIVGYSGAGKSTLVRVMNLLQKPTSGKVIINGTELGKLSPKELRKERKSIGMIFQHFHLMESRTIFDNVDFSLKYTKKSKQERRQKVNELLTLVGLEEKATAYPKQLSGGQKQRVAIARALASDPQVLLCDEATSALDPKTTHQILALLKKLNQQLGLTIVLITHEMQVVKEICNKVAVMENGEVIEQGSSVQIFSAPKEVLTQEFIRTATHVDQALETIRSHRAFADQLTNKWLVELSYVGTQTNEPLIAQLYSKYQVSANILYGNVELLQETPLGRLIVTLSGEIHQREKALAYLIESGVQATILQKNGASKEMKVIQGGR, via the coding sequence ATGATTGAATTACAAGCAATAAATGTTTCTTTCCAACAAAAAGAAAAGACGATCCAGGCAGTGAAACAGGTGGATCTTTCGATTGCTAAAGGGGATGTTTACGGTATCGTAGGTTATTCAGGTGCTGGGAAAAGTACGTTGGTTCGTGTCATGAACCTGTTACAAAAACCAACAAGTGGCAAAGTCATCATCAATGGAACAGAGTTAGGGAAACTATCCCCGAAAGAATTACGGAAAGAACGAAAATCGATTGGGATGATTTTTCAACATTTTCACCTAATGGAAAGTCGCACGATTTTTGACAACGTCGATTTCTCGTTGAAATATACGAAAAAATCGAAACAGGAGCGTCGTCAAAAAGTCAATGAGCTTCTAACATTAGTCGGGTTAGAAGAAAAAGCAACTGCTTATCCAAAACAACTTTCAGGAGGACAAAAGCAAAGAGTTGCTATCGCTCGTGCATTAGCTAGTGATCCGCAAGTGTTACTTTGTGATGAAGCAACGAGTGCCTTAGATCCAAAAACGACTCATCAGATTTTAGCTTTGTTGAAAAAATTGAACCAGCAATTAGGGTTGACGATCGTTTTGATCACACACGAGATGCAAGTCGTTAAAGAAATTTGCAACAAAGTAGCCGTGATGGAAAACGGGGAAGTAATCGAACAGGGAAGTAGCGTTCAGATTTTCAGTGCACCAAAAGAAGTTTTGACGCAAGAGTTTATCCGAACAGCCACCCACGTTGACCAAGCATTAGAAACGATTCGCTCGCATCGTGCTTTTGCAGATCAGTTGACCAATAAATGGTTAGTGGAATTGAGTTATGTGGGCACACAAACAAATGAACCGTTGATCGCACAACTTTATAGCAAATACCAAGTGAGTGCGAATATTTTATACGGCAATGTAGAACTATTGCAAGAAACCCCATTAGGACGATTGATCGTTACTTTATCAGGAGAGATCCATCAACGAGAAAAAGCCTTGGCTTATCTCATTGAATCCGGTGTACAAGCAACGATTTTACAAAAAAATGGAGCAAGTAAGGAAATGAAAGTGATTCAAGGAGGACGCTGA